In the Sarcophilus harrisii chromosome 1, mSarHar1.11, whole genome shotgun sequence genome, one interval contains:
- the TAL2 gene encoding T-cell acute lymphocytic leukemia protein 2 has protein sequence MARKILTNTRERWRQQNVNNAFARLRKLIPTHPPDKKLSKNETLRLAMRYINFLASVLGEQGLPQTGMAPPGSVLGLFQQVPCLPTPEDMTPLGDSRVPSPEPDSHLPEYWPEPSVTEH, from the coding sequence ATGGCCAGAAAGATCCTCACAAATACCAGGGAGAGATGGAGGCAGCAAAATGTCAACAATGCCTTTGCCAGGCTGAGGAAGCTCATCCCCACTCACCCCCCAGATAAAAAGCTGAGCAAGAATGAAACCCTGCGACTAGCAATGAGGTACATCAACTTCCTGGCCAGCGTCCTGGGGGAGCAAGGTCTGCCGCAGACAGGAATGGCCCCTCCTGGAAGCGTCTTGGGACTATTCCAGCAAGTGCCCTGCTTGCCAACCCCAGAGGACATGACTCCCCTCGGAGACTCTAGGGTTCCCTCCCCTGAGCCAGACAGCCACCTCCCAGAGTACTGGCCAGAACCTTCAGTTACAGAACACTGA